The genomic DNA CAGACGTTGCACGTCTGGCTACCTTCTTGCAGGCCGCTGATGCGGCCTCCGGATGCCGACCCACCCTTATTGAGGATGTCATAAAACGCACACGGAAAATCGTGGACTGCTGCCTGAATGATTCTGCTCCTACTCACCATGTCGCTTCATCAAACATGGCCTCTCTCCGGATTATTGGTATAACTCGCAGGTCGTAACCACTCATAGCCCGCACGCGGCCATCACATCAGCATCGGGCGCCCAGATGGTTTCGCTGCGTCGGGGTCCAGTGGAAATCACCGAGATGGGACATCCGACCAGCGCGCTTAACCGAGCTACATACTCGCGCGCTTGCGGCGGCAGATCATCATAGCGGGTGAGGCCAGATGTGGACGTGTTCCAGCCAGGCCACGACTCATAGATCGGCTCGCATTCTTCGAGCACACGCAAGTCACACGGATAGGCCGTCAACGGCTGGCCACGATAGCGATAACCTGTGCAGACTTTGATCTGATCAAACACGTCCAGAATATCCAGTTTGGTCAAGACCAGTGCGTCAATTCCATTGACCATCACACCGTAGCGCAAGGCGAATCCATCCAGCCAGCCACACCGACGCACGCGCCCGGTGGAGACGCCGACTTCGGCGCCACGTTGTTGGAGCAACGCGCCCCATTGGTCTTTGAGCTCGGTCGGGAACGGGCCGGCGCCAACCCGCGTGGTATAAGCCTTGGTCACACCGATAACAGCGCTGATATAGTGCGGCGGAATGCCCGTGCCGGTGCACGCTCCCGCTGCCATCGCCGAGGACGAAGTCACATAGGGATAGGTGCCAAAATCAAGGTCGAGCATGATGCCCTGCGCGCCTTCAAACAACACCCGCCGTCCCTCAGCAATAGCCGTATGCAGATAGGTCACGGTGTCGGCAATATACGGGGCAATTTCTCGACCGAGTTCTCTCAGGTGCGCCCACAACTGATCGGCATCCAGCATGTCTGAATCAAACGCATGCAGGATGCGATTGGCATAGGCTACATTGAATTCGATTTTCTCCCTGAGCAGTTCTTCATTCAACAAATCACCAACGCGCACGCCATGCCGACCCACTTTGGCTACATAAGCAGGCCCGATCCCACGCATCGTTGTCCCCACCTTGCGCTCCCCTTGTTGCTGCTCCATGATGGCTTCCAGCGCCCGATGGTACGGCAGGATCAAATGCGCGCGGTCGCTCACCAACAATCGCGCCGGCGTGACTTCAATGCCCAGCAGACGCAACTCGGCCATTTCGCGCAACAATGCTTCCGGATCAACAACCAAGCCGTTGCCAATGACCGATACCTTATTCGGATGAATGATGCCCGAAGGGATCAGATGCAATGCGAAGGTGCGCTCGCCGACCTTAATGGTGTGGCCGGCATTATGCCCGCCCTGATAGCGAGCCACAATATCGAACTGCTCGGCCAGCAAGTCAACGACTTTGCCCTTCCCCTCGTCGCCCCACTGGGCGCCAACAACCACTACATTCTTCATAAACGTGAACTCAGCTCACATAAAATGGGCGCGCCTGAGCATAGGCCAACACGCCTTTTGGGAACATCACCTCAAGCGTGCCTCTGAATCTTCACGCGACGCAGTCCTGATCGCGTGCGCGGCGCGTCGTCTCACAGATTGTCGTCAATCATCTGTTCGATTGTATCTTTGGAAGTCACGCCAATAATCCGGTCTCTCTCCTGGCCATCTTTGAACAAGATCAGCGTCGGCACGCCTCTGACGCCATAACGCGCCGGTGTCAACGGACTCTGATCAATATCCAACTTGTAAACATGAACCCGGCCGGCATACTCGTCGGCAATAGCCCTCACGGTTGGTTCCAACATTTTGCACGGGCCACACCACACGGCTGAGAAATCAACCAGCACCGGTTTGTCTGAATTTAACACTTCTTGCTCAAATGTGCTGTCAGTCACTTGTTTCATATTGTTGCATACTCCTTATTCTCATCGTCGAAGTTGTCATCGTCAAAGTTGTCATCGTCAAAAAAACGGAACGGCCTCGCCTTCGTTTCTGGAAATGTGGCCGAGTCCGAAGCCGGCTCAAGCGAGTCCTGCTGTGTCATACCGTGCCTTTAATTGACGATACACGTTCAGGTACTCACGCGCCGATCGCTCCCAGGAAAAATCTGCGCTCATGGCGTTCAGCATCAGTTTTCGCCACATCTCAGGGTCAGCATAGGTCAGCAACGCTTCGTAGAACTTTTCCAGCAGACGCTCGGCGTCATATTCATAAAACTTGAATCCGTTGCCGGTCTGCGTCAGCCGGTCAAAATCAATCACGCTATCGTCCAAGCCGCCCGTGCCGCGCACCAGTGGCAGCGTTCCGTACTTGAGGCTGTACATCTGGTTGAGTCCACACGGCTCATACCGCGATGGCATCAGGAAGATGTCGGCGCCAGCCTCGATCTGATGCGCCAGCTCGTTATTCACTCCACGATAGAAACCAACGCGGTCAGGATAGCGATCACGCAGCCATTGAAAAAATTGCTCGATCTCGGTTTCGCCGGAACCGAGCACTACGTAAGCGCAGTTCATTTGCAGCATGCGTTCGGCGGCCTGCTCCACCAGGTCAAACCCTTTTTGATAGACCAGCCGTGAAATCGAACCGATCAGTGGACGATCCAGCTCCAGCGGCAAGCCGAATCGCTTCAGCAGGTCAACTTTGCATTCGGTTTTGCCTTCCAGATTCTGCATGCTGTAGTTCTTGGCAATATAGGGGTCTACTTCGGGACTCCACTGCTCATAATCAACCCCGTTGAGAATGCCGATCAGGTCATTGCGACGCGCCCGTAACAGACCATCGAGCTTGCATCCGTGCTCTGGCGTTTGGATTTCTCGCGCGTAAGTCGGACTGACCGTAGTAATCGCCGTAGAGGCAATCAACCCAGCCTTCATGGCGCTGGCTGCTTGATGAAACTCGATGCCTCCATCGGTTCGATAAACATCCAGCCCAAATCCGAGCTTCGGTAATTTGCCCGGATCAAACAATCCTTGATAGGCGAGGTTGTGAATGGTAAACAGTGTCGCAGTTCGCGCGTAATAGGGATCGCCCCGATAAGCCGTTTGCAAATAAAGAGGGATGAGGCCGGTCTGCCAGTCGTGACAATGAATTACGTGCGGCGGCGGCCCCAGTCGCTTCTCCAGTTCCAACACGGCGCGCGAAAAGAAACCGAACCGTTCGATGTTATCGCCATACTCGCCATCGCGCGAACCATAGATGCCATCGCGAGCAAAATACTGCGGCGCATCAATCAAGTAAATTGGCACACTGTCGCGCCAGTCCTGGTAGACAGATGCAGTCATCAAGCCGAAATTGAATGGGACGAGCAGGTCGCCCATCAGCAACTGACCGGCTTGGATGAACTGATAGCGTGGCAGCATCACCTTGACGTCAACGCCAAGGCGAGCCAGAGCCTTCGGTAAGGCGCCCAGCACATCGGCCAATCCGCCTGTCTTGGCATAGGGAGCGACCTCTGAAGCAGCAAAAGTCACCCGCAATGGTTCCGTTGCCATCAATCCCTACCGGTGATCGGTTGTTAAGTCGAAAGGCGCAATACTATGAACAGACCCTCACCTTGTCAAGCAAAGCACAGGTAGCATGTTGACAGCCGGTCACTGTGCGACCGTCCGTCTGTAGAGGCGTCGTTGTGTGATTGCCCGCTGACGTTTGGCATGTTTGTGTTACAGTGGCGGTGGTTGTAGAGGCGTCGCTGGGTGGGTGACGCGATGACATCCGGTGTGTTTGCAGCAGCGGATGGTTTCGCGTCCCGTAGGGACGATAACCGTAGGCAGTTTATTGATGGCTTGCACATCATGGCCGCGCATCCCACCACGTCACGCGAGCGACGGTTCAATCAATCGGGCGTTGCTCTCACTCGTTACTATGCGGCGCTGGACGTCGGCGGTTTCTTTCGCAAGCAGGAGGTCGTCCCAGCCATTGCGTGCGAATGAGTTGAACGGGTGTGGGCCTAGCCGTTCAGCCAAACGACCACAAGAAGTTTGACCTCGCGCTGCGCTTGATGAGAAAATGGCCCCAACATGCAAGACTCGACATCGCTAGAAAAGGGTGAAGGATCAATGGCCCGCGAAT from Blastocatellia bacterium includes the following:
- a CDS encoding adenylosuccinate synthase, whose amino-acid sequence is MKNVVVVGAQWGDEGKGKVVDLLAEQFDIVARYQGGHNAGHTIKVGERTFALHLIPSGIIHPNKVSVIGNGLVVDPEALLREMAELRLLGIEVTPARLLVSDRAHLILPYHRALEAIMEQQQGERKVGTTMRGIGPAYVAKVGRHGVRVGDLLNEELLREKIEFNVAYANRILHAFDSDMLDADQLWAHLRELGREIAPYIADTVTYLHTAIAEGRRVLFEGAQGIMLDLDFGTYPYVTSSSAMAAGACTGTGIPPHYISAVIGVTKAYTTRVGAGPFPTELKDQWGALLQQRGAEVGVSTGRVRRCGWLDGFALRYGVMVNGIDALVLTKLDILDVFDQIKVCTGYRYRGQPLTAYPCDLRVLEECEPIYESWPGWNTSTSGLTRYDDLPPQAREYVARLSALVGCPISVISTGPRRSETIWAPDADVMAACGL
- the trxA gene encoding thioredoxin; amino-acid sequence: MKQVTDSTFEQEVLNSDKPVLVDFSAVWCGPCKMLEPTVRAIADEYAGRVHVYKLDIDQSPLTPARYGVRGVPTLILFKDGQERDRIIGVTSKDTIEQMIDDNL
- the glgA gene encoding glycogen synthase GlgA, with protein sequence MATEPLRVTFAASEVAPYAKTGGLADVLGALPKALARLGVDVKVMLPRYQFIQAGQLLMGDLLVPFNFGLMTASVYQDWRDSVPIYLIDAPQYFARDGIYGSRDGEYGDNIERFGFFSRAVLELEKRLGPPPHVIHCHDWQTGLIPLYLQTAYRGDPYYARTATLFTIHNLAYQGLFDPGKLPKLGFGLDVYRTDGGIEFHQAASAMKAGLIASTAITTVSPTYAREIQTPEHGCKLDGLLRARRNDLIGILNGVDYEQWSPEVDPYIAKNYSMQNLEGKTECKVDLLKRFGLPLELDRPLIGSISRLVYQKGFDLVEQAAERMLQMNCAYVVLGSGETEIEQFFQWLRDRYPDRVGFYRGVNNELAHQIEAGADIFLMPSRYEPCGLNQMYSLKYGTLPLVRGTGGLDDSVIDFDRLTQTGNGFKFYEYDAERLLEKFYEALLTYADPEMWRKLMLNAMSADFSWERSAREYLNVYRQLKARYDTAGLA